CCGGAAGCACCAGACTGTAGCTCTGGTGCAACGCTACTGGTATTCACCTGCTCGAGGACAGATCTGGGCCCTATGATCCTCACGCAAAAACCAGCCAACCCGCGGAGTTTGCCGGCAGGAGGATTCGTGAACACGTAGCTCGTCCCCTGTCCCGATGTGGCGCCAGCGTCCCGCAAGATAGTCCATAGTTTCCCGGTATATTTGGGGAATATTTGTGTGTATGAAATGGTTTTTGTGAAGTCACATGCACCGCTGTGAAACGGATAGGCGACATCGTTGATCGCATCCTCTGAAGGCGTCGGGCTTGTCGCTCCGCCGGCCTGAGGCATGAACACGTTGGAGGTGGAAAAGTCGTCCACGCGGAGCACCTTCGACGGCGCGAGCCAGAAGACTCTTTCAACATCGGCCTTCAGACCCTCCTTCGGAATGCTAACAGTGTAGTCGGGAGTTGCCCTGGTTGTCGTCTTGCCTGCTACCGACTCGGCGCCTGACAGTGCGCCGCCAACCAAGAAGATGAACCACATGCGTTGGAGCATTCTCTGTCCCATTTTGCTTGGAGTGTGACTatctgaaaaaaaaattCAGGGCAAGTTCACGGGTCAAACTCTGTGCAGATTCGACGATGTCGAGGCGCGGACCCCTCACGAGGAGTCGCTCAAGAACAGGCGACTCCTTGATAGAAACTGGAACCGCAGTTCTGAGATTTGCTTGTTTACTTCTCGTCTCAGGAGACAAACGATCCGTCTCTTTCCAAGGCGACTTAGTGCAGGGTTGAGATTTACGGCTCTAGTCCCTGCCCCGCAGTGGAGCGTCTGGAAACCCTGGACGGGGTGGCGGTGGGCTGGAGTTTTCAAAAGGGAGCGCGTAAAAGTAGACGCGGCTACGAGCGACGCGGTGAGCAAGGCTTTTATCCACTAGGATGGATCAAAATCGGCCTTAGCTCTTGAGAAGTTTGCCGGTAGTGTCCTGCTCGATGACGCAGGCGTCAAGTTGCCAGGGGGAGCCCGGCGGTGTTACGGGCGCGTGGGTCTGCAGGGAGAAATattcttcttcagcgcaaAAGCAAGCCCGCGGCAGCCAAAGTTGACCCGAAAAAGTTCCTGGTGAGGGGAAAATAGAGGATTCGGTCGCAGACACTCGGGAACCTGCAGTCCGTCTACGCCggccctgctgctgcacgccCCAGCGGACAGCTCCCGCAGGAGGGTACACCGTTGCGGCTGCAGCAAATACCGCTAGAACCGCGCAGCTTTCTCGCAACTGCTTGCCCCGACGTGGCTTGAGCCACTTGGTCGGAAGCACGTTGCTGCGGACTGGGCAGCTTCCTGTTCGCTGAAGTGGTGCGAACCGTTCATCTGCAGCTTCCATGAAGGTTGCACCTTATCAAAAACTGTGTGTGAACACCTGTGCGGTGTATAGCCcaggccgccgtcgccgtgcACACTCGTCGAACTGCGATGTCATCCGGGGTGGAGGGTGCAGCATGTCCGTCGGGTTCGGATGTAGCTTTTCAGATAATCTATACATTTCGGCTATTGTCATGGAAGAGCGAGATCCCATCGCTGGCAAATCTCGGAGCTCTGAGTGAGTTGCAAACGGGAGGGACACGGCGCCGCCTATACGGAAGCGCCTGTGTCtgctctcgcttccgcgtgcAACAGAGGACCCCGCGGGTCCTCCTTCAAAGTACACGCGAGACGGACGCTGAGCGGACTTGAAGTGCTCGCAGATCGCGAGCGTGAGACGCGGCTGTACGCCTATTGGCACGTAGGTGACAGCGCTCCCGCGGTTCTGTCGCCTTTGTTTGCCGGTTTCTTGTGCATGCTGATACAGTACTTATCTTTATCTCATACCTGGACTCATCTGCCGTATTCTCAGACCACCCACATCTTTGTGTACCCGATTCGAGCTCATACTACACGAATAACCGTACATCGAAACGGGCTACTCTACAGTATGTACTGTGTATGGCGTGCGTGTTGTGTTTCCACCGCAATCAAGAAATGACCTACTCGCCGTTGTACCGTGGGGACGGAAAGAGTACCGGGACAGAAATCTCTACAGGTTTAACTGCTCCCCTGAAGGCGCTTTCGAACGCTGACCCACGACAGCTGCGCTGTTGCTGTAGCAGCATCCAGCTCCGTGTGGGAAGCGCCATCACGAAACTCACAAGAGCACCTAGAGCAGAGAGTTGCGCGTAAGACTGTGACATCGCCTGCGCGGACTCAGCAACCTTGTCCCATGGCCCCACACTCTGAAAGCTACAGAGGAGTCTTGTCGATTTGTCATCGCTGACTAGACTTCGTGGTGGCCGCCTGATGACGACGTGCGCGGCAAGCGGCATTCGATTAAAAAAAAACCCTCTGGAGGGTGAAACCGACAATTGTGAGCCACTGCAAGTTTGTAAatgtggaggcgcaggatgGTCGTTTGCAAACTACCTCGCGATAAAGGATGACGAGTTGGGGGAATGAGCTGATACAGATTCGTACATGCGAATGCCAGAGCAGTGCTCGTCGTACCCAGGAGAATTCATAAAAAAAGCCCCGGAAGTGATACACAGACCACAACACCGCACGCACTGCAGACCGTCGTCCCGAAACAAGGCTAAAAACACGGGAAACAGGAAAATGTATTTATTGAATATGGTACAATGATCTCGCGTCGAAACGGTTGTGTCGTTCGCCCAtcctccctcgccctcagCCCGGACTTACCGTACAAGGAAAAGGATGTCACGCCTTCTTCTATTCCtgttccccccccccccccccccccccccacacacacacacactctATCCGGGCGCACCTCTCCAAAAGATGAAACGATGAAGCTTTCTCTTGGCATATCTTCATTGCTGAAAATTTTGCACCGTGCTCCTTCACACATGGTCCCCGATAGTCCACCCTCGGAGCTTTCGACTGCAGTGGTGACCCCTACCCTTCTCTTTTGCGTCGGCACAACGCCCGGTGACAGTTTCAAAGAATCTCTAGATGGGTGAACGCTTTACCCAACCTCTAACAAGTAAAAATACAGAGCACCATACACTGGCAACGGACGAAGCTGCGACGGATGCTACTACACCGCGACTCCGGCCTTCTGCCGAGAAACAAACACAAGCACTAGATTTTCTCTTTTCAGATCTCGTCGCTCCACTCTAAAGTGCCAGATGTCCTCCAGCGCACGTTTCGCGTGTGCATTTGACCGAACTTGTTGGTGCGCATGCGACAGCGTCGCTGCGTGCTTGACGCATATGCCTAGTGACCCGTCCCCTCCATTCCCTATCCCTACAGGCCAGACACACCccagaagaggcgaaaaaTCTTTCTGGCAGCCGCCCAAGACTTCGAGTGGCGACCTGCACGTTACCATGCAACTCCCGCACTGATTTACCCCTCCACTCGGTGACGAATCTACTCCTGCCTAATATGCTCACCTGGCAACTCAAGCTATGAGTGTGTGCCCGTCCCCCCTTCACTGCTGAATCCCCCCcgctccctcttcttctgtccGTGCGCCcacgcgccctcctcccgcgTTAGATCATATGCATCTGGATCGATTCCTGGCACTCGGTGCTCTATTTTTGAAGGCGCTGCAACTCCGGATCGCAGGCGAAATCCAGAATCTCCTCCTTGACCAGGACGCAGCCGGCACCGCGCCCTGGAGCCGCAGGCACTACCCCCACCGCTCGTTCTTCACCAGCATCGAAGGACAGCTGCGCGCAGTGCTCCGGCGTGCTGAGGTTTGTTCGCGGCGAATCGCGCTCTGTCGTTGTCTCAGGGTGGAAGACTTCGAGGACACTCTCCTGGGAACTGGAAGCAGGCCCATACTTTTCGCTCTCAGACAGCGacttcgcgtcgtcgcagcTTGCAGAGGGACTCCCAGCCGGACGCGCAGTAGGGAGGGGCGAAAGAAGTCCCGGCGTCGCATTTgtcggaggcgcggcggcatccgccgcggcgccccagCCGACGGACTCGACATCTGACTCGCCACTGAGATCGACATCTTCGCTTTCCATGGGCGCCACGCGCACTCGCCTGTCGTGggcagagccgcgccgcgtgcgaggcATTTCgacgtcgtctgcctccgcccaGCGTTCACTGGGCAAGTTGACAAACACTTCGCCGTCGAGGTCCTGGCAATCCCCGTCGCCGTTCTCACTTGCACATGCGCTCGTCGCACCTGGTGTACATAAACCCGGCAGCGAGTTCACAGTCTCGCCGACGCTGGTGTTGGTGCTGTTCCACCTTTTGATCACGCCGCATTTGGTGCTGCCCTCGCTGATGTCTTCGAGCTCGAgttccttttcttccttttcaTCGAAGAGCCCAAAGTCGTGCTGGATGCGAGAAGACATTGGCGAGTtcgggaggaggaggaaggatAGCGGAATCGCGAAGAGCGGCAGTGCGACCTGGGTGATGAGAGTCAAGTTGCCGAGGTTCCGGaagtcgcagccgccgggcATGTGCTCGCCGGTGGAGATGTTGGCAACGCTGGTGGCGAAGATACCAAACTGCTTCGAAAAGTTCCAACCCATGTGCGACATTCCATCCATCACGGCGTAGGCCGTGCTCTCCATGCCCTTGGGGCAGAGTCGAGAGGTGAGGATGTAGCCGGGCATGTGGTTTAGTGTGTTGACGAGGTTCAGGATGATGGCGTCTCCAAAGAGGTACATGAATTTGTCCGGGATGCCGACGTAGACGttgaggcggaggacgaggatgTAATcaaagagcgacgcggccgctcgcACCGCGATCGACAACCAAAACACGTGGCGGAATGTCCAGTCCGCAAGGAACGAGTGAAACACCCAAATGCCAGCCCAGTTCGCTAGTGTCCCAACAACTGAGATGTATGTCGCGTAGTAGGTGTAGTCAAAGTGCGGCCCGTCGGGGATACACGTCGGACTGGCTGTGTAGAAGAAATCGAGTGCGCCCGAAATCGACACGTTGACAAGACCCCACAGGAAGAGATACAAGTTACACTTGGCCAGTTCCGGAGGGAGACAGACCAAGCAGAGGACAATCAACAATACGGAAACAAGGCAACAGTACGGAATCATGACTAAACTCTCTCCAGGGAACGCGATGGTGATGATGACGACACCCGTCGCGCTGACGCCAATCGCAATCGCCAGGAAGAGGAACCACTTGTGGTTCCACAGCTTCGTCGTCAGAATCTGGAAAGGCACCTTCGCTTCGGGCAGGAAACCCAAGAAGATGGGAATGAACGACTGGGCGGCGACAGGCAAAGCGAGGTAGTAGAGCGACTGCGTCCCGACTGCGTCGGAGATAGGTCCCACGATCGACGTGCCAATGAGGTTGCCAATCATCCAGCACATAAACACAAAAGTCACAATGTCTCCCTTCACTTCACGATTCTGCTCCATCAGTTCGCTGTACTTGCCCGAACACATGAGCACGAGCGTACTCATTTGCGAACACACCAGGAACACGCCTAAACCAACGATCCAGACGTTCGTCGACACGACATTGGCGGGGACAAACGCGAGCAAACTCACGCCACAGACTCCAACGACGTTCGCGATTAACATGTAGTACCGCTTGTGGTAGCCGCCCAGTGGAACGGAGTCGCTAATCGTGCCCACGACACCCATCATGCCCCAGATGACCGTCCCGAGCGCGTCGATGCCCTGGTAAGTCCCTGCGTCCTGTCCTACGCTCTTCAGAtagggcagcagcgagcgatGCGTGAGTCCGTACAAGATTCCGCGGATGCCTCCAAAGAccgagagaagcagaagaaagaacGGCGTGCCCACGtggcgacgcacgcgaccGGCGAAGCGGAAAATGTTCACCGGGTTGATGTACTCGAGCTGATCCCTGGTGCGCTCCCGGCAGGTCTTGGGCCGCGGATCCATCGCCGAACTTTCACTGCTGATGTCGCTGCCCTCCTCAGCCTCAGGCGGCACCAGGACCATCGTTTCACCTTCCAGCGGCATGAGTCCTCCGCAAGTCGGGCACAAGCTGCGGGCCCCGGCGATGTGGTGAAGGCCCTTcttgcgtctgcgtcgctttttctccgcgtcgcgctcgtcgaCGCCTCCCGCTGTCCGCCCCACTTGCGAGTCTCcgtcgcttccgcgcgcgagagaggacgcgtcgagctgctcgccgccctcttcgGGGTCACACAGCGGCACGATCTCAACGAACGTAGATCTGCGCCCGCAGTcggacagcggcgacgacgcgcccgagcgtccggcgcccagcgccagcccccccttctccctggcttccgcgtccgcgccgcagctttCGACACCCACCGACGAGGAGGcactctgcagcgcgacgcctgcACTACCAGACCGCCGGGAGCATGTGCAGTGGTGCAGCGCCCTCCCCTGGTGACGCGATCGCTCGCGCGAGGTCGCCTTCTCCTTGCCTACACATCGTCCCCAGCAACCCGACGCGACCATCGCGGCGACCGGGTTGGCCGCCAGACAGCACGAGAAAGACACCATTTTGGCGAATCGAAAACACAACTGTCAAAAGGGGACAAAGAGAAAGACTCCCCGAAGAACCGGAACGGGTGGTGTCAGAAACGCACACAGCACCCACACGAAACAGACGACACAACACACTAGACGAGAGAATATACACAGACGACTGAGAGCCACAAaaggctgcagccgcagcacagACGCGCCACCAGAAACCTCAACTAGGCAGactgcgtcgtcgcgcggtAACCACAACCTAGAAGAAAATCCACGAAGTGAGAAGACCCTCAAATGTGCAGACTATGACTTGAATTTTCTACTGAGCACAAACACCCTTGTGCCTCTCGGAAGACTTCCGCGGAGGAACAGCGACCTTCACCTGCACATCTTGGATAACGCGTGCCTGCAGTGGGAACGAACACAGACCTCCACTCGTGTTGAAACAAATGGAAGAAAAACTGTCCAGCGCCGAAAATTGAACCGAAAGAGACCGAGGGGGCCTACGCTTCGTT
This DNA window, taken from Besnoitia besnoiti strain Bb-Ger1 chromosome III, whole genome shotgun sequence, encodes the following:
- a CDS encoding BT1 family protein (encoded by transcript BESB_049380), with the protein product MVSFSCCLAANPVAAMVASGCWGRCVGKEKATSRERSRHQGRALHHCTCSRRSGSAGVALQSASSSVGVESCGADAEAREKGGLALGAGRSGASSPLSDCGRRSTFVEIVPLCDPEEGGEQLDASSLARGSDGDSQVGRTAGGVDERDAEKKRRRRKKGLHHIAGARSLCPTCGGLMPLEGETMVLVPPEAEEGSDISSESSAMDPRPKTCRERTRDQLEYINPVNIFRFAGRVRRHVGTPFFLLLLSVFGGIRGILYGLTHRSLLPYLKSVGQDAGTYQGIDALGTVIWGMMGVVGTISDSVPLGGYHKRYYMLIANVVGVCGVSLLAFVPANVVSTNVWIVGLGVFLVCSQMSTLVLMCSGKYSELMEQNREVKGDIVTFVFMCWMIGNLIGTSIVGPISDAVGTQSLYYLALPVAAQSFIPIFLGFLPEAKVPFQILTTKLWNHKWFLFLAIAIGVSATGVVIITIAFPGESLVMIPYCCLVSVLLIVLCLVCLPPELAKCNLYLFLWGLVNVSISGALDFFYTASPTCIPDGPHFDYTYYATYISVVGTLANWAGIWVFHSFLADWTFRHVFWLSIAVRAAASLFDYILVLRLNVYVGIPDKFMYLFGDAIILNLVNTLNHMPGYILTSRLCPKGMESTAYAVMDGMSHMGWNFSKQFGIFATSVANISTGEHMPGGCDFRNLGNLTLITQVALPLFAIPLSFLLLPNSPMSSRIQHDFGLFDEKEEKELELEDISEGSTKCGVIKRWNSTNTSVGETVNSLPGLCTPGATSACASENGDGDCQDLDGEVFVNLPSERWAEADDVEMPRTRRGSAHDRRVRVAPMESEDVDLSGESDVESVGWGAAADAAAPPTNATPGLLSPLPTARPAGSPSASCDDAKSLSESEKYGPASSSQESVLEVFHPETTTERDSPRTNLSTPEHCAQLSFDAGEERAVGVVPAAPGRGAGCVLVKEEILDFACDPELQRLQK